From Longimicrobium sp., the proteins below share one genomic window:
- the argC gene encoding N-acetyl-gamma-glutamyl-phosphate reductase: MNGFSRVRVGILGATGYAGQEAVRLLAKHQGAALALASSQSDAGAMLSRAVRGAPELAMVRLEDAELGECDVVLSCLPHGESARWAERAREAGAKVVDLSADLRVPGDGTPEWARGAVYGLPELHRERIRGADVVANPGCYPTAALLALAPLLCAGNVAGPVIVNAASGVTGAGRSPKREYLFAEVAEDFRAYGLGNTHRHLSEMRDQAARMNGGTAPELVFTPHLLPVRRGILETIYVTLREPLEDPAELWRSAYAAEPFVEVMDRAPTLADVVGSNRVAIGVTRVAGVSAPMLTVVAAIDNLVKGAAGQAIQNVNLMFGLDETEGLL, translated from the coding sequence GCACCAGGGGGCGGCCCTCGCCCTCGCAAGCTCTCAGAGCGATGCGGGGGCGATGCTGTCCCGGGCGGTGCGGGGCGCTCCCGAACTGGCGATGGTGCGGCTGGAGGATGCGGAGCTGGGCGAATGCGACGTGGTTCTCTCCTGCCTTCCGCACGGCGAGTCCGCGCGCTGGGCGGAGCGGGCGCGCGAGGCCGGGGCGAAGGTGGTGGACCTCTCCGCCGACCTGCGCGTTCCGGGCGACGGTACGCCGGAGTGGGCGCGCGGGGCGGTGTACGGCCTCCCCGAGCTGCACCGCGAGCGGATCCGCGGGGCGGACGTGGTCGCGAACCCAGGGTGCTATCCCACGGCCGCGCTCCTGGCGCTGGCGCCGCTGCTGTGCGCGGGGAACGTGGCCGGGCCGGTGATCGTCAACGCGGCGTCGGGGGTCACGGGGGCCGGGCGCTCGCCCAAGCGCGAGTACCTCTTCGCCGAGGTGGCGGAGGACTTCCGCGCCTACGGGCTGGGCAACACGCACCGCCACCTTTCCGAGATGCGCGACCAGGCGGCGCGGATGAACGGAGGCACGGCGCCGGAGCTCGTCTTCACGCCCCACCTTCTCCCGGTGCGGCGCGGCATCCTGGAGACGATCTACGTCACCCTCCGCGAGCCGCTGGAGGATCCGGCGGAGCTGTGGCGGTCCGCGTACGCCGCGGAGCCCTTCGTGGAAGTGATGGACCGGGCGCCCACGCTGGCGGACGTCGTCGGGAGCAACCGCGTCGCCATCGGGGTGACGCGGGTGGCCGGGGTCTCGGCGCCGATGCTGACGGTGGTGGCGGCGATCGACAACCTGGTCAAGGGCGCCGCCGGGCAGGCCATCCAGAACGTGAACCTGATGTTCGGGCTGGACGAGACGGAGGGGCTGCTGTGA
- a CDS encoding N-acetyltransferase: MNNAVRSAEYLVPNGYGSAPASSGEQIVVRPALLPDVAQIEVLINGFADKQLMLHKTTVQLARTFREFVVALDGSGKLLGCAALRVYTPQLAELASLAVDESAHGMGVGRKLVAAVEEEAARHGIGTVFALTLQDVFFHKQGYRTVPKEMFPLKVWADCRGCAKLEKCDEIAVVKELEC; the protein is encoded by the coding sequence ATGAACAACGCAGTGCGCAGTGCCGAGTACCTGGTGCCCAACGGGTATGGCTCGGCCCCGGCATCCTCCGGTGAGCAGATCGTCGTGCGCCCCGCGCTCCTTCCGGACGTGGCGCAGATCGAGGTGCTGATCAACGGCTTCGCGGACAAGCAGCTGATGCTGCACAAGACGACGGTGCAGCTCGCCCGCACCTTTCGCGAGTTCGTGGTGGCGCTGGACGGGTCCGGCAAGCTGCTGGGGTGCGCCGCCCTCCGCGTCTACACGCCGCAGCTCGCCGAGCTGGCCTCGCTGGCGGTCGACGAGTCCGCGCACGGCATGGGCGTGGGCCGCAAGCTGGTGGCCGCCGTCGAGGAAGAAGCAGCGCGCCACGGCATCGGCACCGTCTTCGCCCTGACGCTGCAGGACGTCTTCTTCCACAAGCAGGGCTACCGCACGGTCCCCAAGGAGATGTTCCCCCTCAAGGTCTGGGCGGACTGCCGCGGCTGCGCCAAGCTTGAGAAGTGCGATGAGATCGCGGTGGTGAAGGAACTTGAGTGCTAA
- a CDS encoding acetylornithine transaminase, translating to MTTAAMSTGSSALLGVYRPAGPVFVFGEGCWLVSEEGDRFLDFTSGIAVNALGYGDPTVADAIRAGLDSGVIHTSNLFRTRPAGELAEWLVEHSFADRVFFCNSGAEANEGALKFARRWARAEGHEDRTDVIAFRGSFHGRTMGALAATDRPAYQAPFLPLMPGVHFASVGDVDGVRALLAGGRVAAVIIEPVQVEGGVLPVPPDFLRALRTMCYEAGALLVFDEVQVGLGRTGTLWAHEQAGVTPDLMTLAKPLAGGLPMGAVLLTERVAAALQPGDHGTTFGGGPLVASAALAACKKIGDPEFMAEVKRKSHELANGLGALALSNRKVRDVRGAGMVWGVEVEGGAADVVARALEAGLLLCTAGTNVVRILPPLVASDDELRRGIDILDEVL from the coding sequence ATGACCACAGCGGCGATGTCCACCGGCAGCAGCGCGCTCCTGGGCGTGTACCGTCCGGCGGGGCCCGTCTTCGTGTTCGGCGAGGGGTGCTGGCTCGTCTCCGAAGAGGGCGACCGGTTCCTGGACTTCACCAGCGGCATCGCGGTGAACGCCCTGGGCTACGGCGACCCCACCGTGGCCGACGCGATCCGCGCCGGGCTGGACAGCGGCGTGATCCACACCTCGAACCTCTTTCGCACGCGCCCCGCGGGGGAGCTGGCGGAGTGGCTGGTGGAGCACTCGTTCGCCGACCGCGTCTTCTTCTGCAACTCCGGCGCGGAGGCCAACGAGGGCGCCCTAAAGTTCGCGCGCCGCTGGGCCCGCGCCGAGGGCCACGAGGACCGCACCGACGTCATCGCCTTCCGCGGCTCCTTTCACGGGCGCACGATGGGCGCGCTCGCCGCGACCGACCGCCCCGCGTACCAGGCGCCCTTCCTCCCGTTGATGCCGGGGGTGCACTTCGCCTCGGTGGGCGATGTGGACGGCGTGAGGGCGCTGCTGGCCGGCGGGCGCGTGGCGGCGGTCATCATCGAGCCGGTGCAGGTGGAGGGCGGCGTCCTCCCGGTACCCCCCGACTTCCTCCGGGCGCTGCGCACGATGTGCTACGAGGCCGGCGCGCTTCTGGTCTTCGACGAGGTGCAGGTGGGGCTGGGCCGCACGGGTACGCTCTGGGCACACGAGCAGGCCGGCGTCACCCCCGACCTGATGACGCTCGCGAAGCCGCTGGCGGGCGGGCTGCCGATGGGCGCGGTGCTGTTGACCGAGCGGGTGGCGGCGGCGCTGCAGCCGGGGGACCACGGCACCACCTTTGGAGGCGGGCCGCTGGTGGCGAGCGCAGCCCTGGCCGCCTGCAAGAAGATCGGCGATCCGGAGTTCATGGCTGAAGTGAAGCGCAAGTCGCACGAGCTGGCGAACGGTCTGGGCGCGCTGGCGCTCAGCAACCGCAAGGTCCGCGATGTTCGCGGCGCCGGGATGGTGTGGGGCGTGGAAGTGGAGGGTGGGGCCGCCGACGTGGTGGCGCGCGCCCTGGAGGCCGGTCTGCTGCTCTGCACCGCGGGGACCAACGTGGTGCGCATCCTCCCGCCGCTGGTGGCCTCGGACGACGAGCTGCGGCGCGGGATCGACATCCTGGACGAGGTGCTGTGA
- the argB gene encoding acetylglutamate kinase translates to MSVAVIKLGGNEVDDREWLARLADAVAARAGQTVLVHGGGKEVTALQRALGAEPEWRDGLRVTSDDGMRAVAMVLSGLVNKRIASALLTAGVDALGISGEDGALLEADVARGGAMGRIGEVRRVRSALLHGLLAQGLVPVVSPVSRGPDGRALNVNADDAAAAVAAAMGAGELLFVSNVPGVLEDGAVVGEIGADEVEALIADGTAAGGMAPKLRAAARAAAGGVGRVRIGGVEMLGDEAAGTRVHAVLTQAGATPEGAWR, encoded by the coding sequence GTGAGCGTCGCGGTCATCAAGCTGGGCGGCAACGAGGTGGACGACCGCGAGTGGCTGGCGCGGCTCGCCGATGCCGTCGCGGCGCGCGCGGGGCAGACGGTGCTGGTGCACGGCGGCGGCAAGGAGGTCACCGCCCTGCAGCGCGCCCTCGGCGCCGAGCCCGAGTGGCGCGACGGCCTGCGCGTGACCAGCGACGACGGGATGCGCGCCGTCGCCATGGTCCTCTCCGGGCTCGTCAACAAGCGGATCGCCTCCGCGCTCCTGACGGCGGGCGTGGATGCGCTGGGGATCTCCGGCGAGGACGGCGCGCTGCTGGAGGCGGACGTGGCGCGCGGCGGGGCGATGGGGCGCATCGGCGAGGTGCGGCGGGTGCGGAGCGCGCTCCTCCACGGCCTCCTCGCGCAGGGATTGGTCCCCGTGGTGTCGCCGGTGTCGCGCGGGCCGGACGGGCGAGCCCTCAACGTCAACGCGGACGACGCGGCGGCGGCGGTGGCCGCGGCGATGGGGGCCGGCGAGCTCCTCTTCGTCTCCAACGTCCCCGGCGTGCTGGAGGATGGCGCGGTGGTCGGCGAGATCGGCGCGGACGAGGTGGAGGCGCTGATCGCGGACGGTACGGCGGCGGGGGGGATGGCCCCCAAGCTCCGCGCGGCCGCTCGGGCGGCGGCGGGCGGGGTGGGGCGGGTGAGGATCGGCGGGGTGGAGATGCTGGGCGACGAGGCCGCGGGGACCCGCGTGCACGCCGTCCTGACGCAAGCGGGGGCGACCCCGGAAGGAGCGTGGAGATGA
- a CDS encoding type II toxin-antitoxin system VapC family toxin, giving the protein MDTSILVDVLAGSREAQSVVSGSTRAYVPSIAMGELFFGAERANRRTAELARVQRFAIINEVLPCDLVTARFYGEIRHALRRKGRPIPGNDIWIAALAQQHDLTLATRDAHFREVDALTLLSW; this is encoded by the coding sequence TTGGACACCAGCATCCTCGTAGACGTCCTCGCCGGTAGCCGCGAAGCCCAGAGCGTCGTCTCAGGCTCCACGCGGGCTTACGTGCCGAGTATCGCGATGGGGGAGCTGTTCTTCGGTGCGGAGCGGGCGAACCGGCGTACTGCCGAGCTCGCGCGTGTCCAACGGTTCGCCATCATCAACGAGGTGCTCCCCTGCGATCTGGTGACCGCGCGCTTCTACGGTGAAATCAGGCACGCACTGAGACGGAAAGGGCGTCCCATTCCTGGCAACGACATCTGGATCGCCGCCCTCGCCCAGCAGCACGACCTCACCCTCGCAACGCGCGACGCGCACTTCCGTGAGGTTGATGCGCTTACTCTGCTGTCCTGGTAA
- the argH gene encoding argininosuccinate lyase gives MPASATHPDPTPKPKLWGGRFAAEPAPEMDRLNRSLPVDLRLWREDVAGSQAWASAIAAAGVITHAEWLRLQAGLDAVAARLEGWSADDWRAAHDEDVHSLVERLLYEEAGDVAGKLHTGRSRNDQVATDSRLWAMGAIARLDAAVRELQRALLEQAEAHRATVMPSYTHMQRAQPVSAAHWFLSHAWPLARDRERLGQARDRVAVLPLGSGAIAGCPFPVDRVLLKETLGFHAVSPNSIDAVADRDWVAELLFVGATVGMHLSRLAEDLVVFGSQEWGFVRFSDRFSTGSSLMPQKRNPDAMELARGKAGRLIGNLTGILTVLKGLPSGYNKDLQEDKEALFDTFDTLEALLPAVAGTVRTLELNAERCAAAVDAGMLATDLADFLVRRGMPFREAHGAVGRLVRTAEETGCAVDELDRAIFLEVSPHFADADFAHLFSPAASLAARAGIGGTAPDAVREQIAALRAQL, from the coding sequence ATGCCCGCATCCGCCACCCATCCCGACCCCACGCCGAAGCCCAAGCTCTGGGGCGGCCGCTTCGCCGCGGAGCCGGCGCCCGAGATGGACCGGCTGAACCGCTCCCTTCCCGTGGACCTCCGCCTGTGGCGCGAGGACGTGGCGGGGAGCCAGGCGTGGGCGTCGGCCATCGCCGCGGCGGGGGTCATCACCCACGCGGAGTGGCTGCGGCTGCAGGCGGGGCTTGATGCCGTGGCCGCCCGCCTGGAGGGGTGGTCCGCCGACGACTGGCGCGCCGCGCACGACGAGGACGTGCACTCGCTCGTCGAGCGCCTCCTGTACGAGGAGGCCGGCGACGTCGCCGGAAAGCTCCACACCGGACGCTCGCGCAACGACCAGGTCGCCACCGACTCGCGCCTCTGGGCGATGGGCGCGATTGCGCGGCTGGACGCGGCGGTGCGCGAGCTCCAGCGCGCCCTCCTGGAGCAGGCGGAGGCGCACCGCGCCACCGTGATGCCGTCGTACACGCACATGCAGCGCGCGCAGCCGGTCTCGGCGGCGCACTGGTTCCTATCGCACGCCTGGCCGCTGGCGCGCGACCGCGAGCGCCTGGGGCAGGCGCGCGACCGCGTGGCCGTCCTGCCGCTGGGGTCCGGCGCCATCGCCGGGTGCCCGTTCCCCGTGGATCGCGTGCTTCTCAAGGAAACGCTGGGCTTCCACGCCGTCTCCCCCAACTCCATCGATGCGGTGGCGGACCGCGACTGGGTGGCGGAGCTGCTCTTCGTGGGTGCCACCGTCGGCATGCACCTGTCGCGGCTGGCCGAGGACCTGGTGGTCTTCGGGTCGCAGGAGTGGGGCTTCGTGCGCTTCTCCGACCGCTTCAGCACCGGCTCGTCGCTGATGCCGCAGAAGCGCAACCCGGACGCCATGGAGCTGGCCCGCGGCAAGGCGGGGCGCCTCATAGGCAACCTGACCGGGATCCTCACCGTGCTGAAGGGGCTCCCCTCCGGCTACAACAAGGACCTGCAGGAAGACAAGGAAGCGCTCTTCGACACCTTTGACACGCTTGAAGCCCTTCTCCCGGCCGTCGCGGGTACGGTGCGCACGCTGGAGCTGAACGCCGAGCGCTGCGCCGCCGCCGTCGATGCCGGCATGCTCGCCACCGACCTGGCGGATTTCCTGGTGCGCCGCGGGATGCCCTTTCGCGAGGCCCACGGCGCCGTCGGCCGCCTGGTGCGCACCGCGGAGGAGACGGGGTGCGCCGTGGACGAGCTGGACCGGGCGATCTTCCTGGAGGTGTCGCCGCACTTCGCGGACGCGGACTTCGCCCACCTCTTTTCCCCCGCCGCCTCGCTCGCAGCCCGCGCCGGCATCGGCGGCACCGCGCCGGATGCCGTGCGCGAGCAGATCGCGGCCCTTCGCGCTCAGCTCTGA
- a CDS encoding PIN domain-containing protein yields MAGKILLDSNFIIDLFKGSLAAQGLLAAAEEVFVPATAMGELFHGAEISNRREMAEAEEFAARRKLLPCDLETARHYGGIRGTLKIRGRPIPGNDIWIAALAQQHDLTVVTKDAHFREVDALPLLSW; encoded by the coding sequence ATGGCCGGTAAGATCCTCCTCGATTCCAACTTCATCATCGACCTGTTCAAGGGGAGTCTGGCCGCTCAAGGCTTACTCGCCGCCGCCGAGGAGGTGTTCGTTCCGGCGACCGCTATGGGCGAGCTGTTCCATGGCGCCGAGATATCGAATCGCCGTGAGATGGCGGAGGCGGAGGAGTTCGCGGCCCGCAGGAAGCTTCTCCCCTGTGACCTGGAAACGGCGCGTCACTACGGCGGGATCAGGGGCACCCTCAAGATCCGGGGCCGGCCTATTCCCGGCAACGACATCTGGATCGCCGCCCTGGCGCAGCAGCACGACCTCACCGTCGTGACCAAGGACGCACATTTCCGCGAGGTCGACGCGCTGCCCCTGCTGTCCTGGTAG
- a CDS encoding di-heme-cytochrome C peroxidase has protein sequence MAGAGIVALLAGCEPKGQQPDVGTKDIPSSTEPRPLTAQEREAFYHLTEGSEVIPLDWVRALRDSSTGRPFLENPERFGLIADPENAYRLPVGVTAGPTVDTRFLGVQMLGFNCAACHVNEVTYQGKRIRIDGGPSRFDADGFKAALAGNIRYTIRHPKALIRFVRDLKALPPPNGGPEPLRLPKSRDPAAAEGLRSLADDTVAPHDEALLAALGEELRADSTRFPAVDLEKVPFDSTHPAHQQLRARYSQEEGSRAESRFRESLDALETEALRKLAPPASTALSGSLGEVIIIARLLRDRVATITGLSGEKGGSGPPDGPGRVDAFGVARNRIYPQKAVPTNAPVSYPHLWGFGQQAWLHWDANTNSVMERNLGQALGVGAVYDKRSMRSTLNPVHIHRLEVLARLLPEPRWPSAFPPIDPAKASQGAGLFGQRCAGCHAEKPAGDPCYPIAVVGTDSMRAVNFAAPLGNGRFTDSVAPVLHALKTQAYRTFKVPASQQAVMNGIPDSEVVWRTTRMYGTRPLRGIWATAPFLHNGSVPSLYELLLPAAQRSRSFPVGHAEYDPAKVGYVTTAQPGSSTFDTKVVGNANTGHEYGTDLPEEARLALLEYLKTLGSFTGAAAPQQGAVSCPSLHGTQAGG, from the coding sequence GTGGCTGGAGCGGGCATCGTGGCGCTGCTGGCCGGCTGCGAGCCTAAAGGCCAGCAACCGGACGTGGGCACAAAGGACATCCCCAGCTCGACGGAGCCGCGCCCGCTGACGGCGCAGGAGCGAGAGGCGTTCTATCACCTGACGGAAGGAAGCGAGGTGATTCCGCTGGACTGGGTCAGGGCCCTCCGCGATTCGAGCACGGGACGGCCGTTCCTGGAGAACCCGGAACGGTTCGGCCTGATCGCCGATCCCGAGAACGCGTACCGTCTTCCGGTCGGCGTCACCGCGGGACCAACGGTGGACACGCGCTTTCTCGGGGTGCAGATGCTCGGCTTCAACTGCGCCGCGTGCCACGTGAACGAGGTCACGTACCAGGGGAAGCGCATCCGCATCGACGGAGGCCCGAGCCGATTCGACGCGGATGGGTTCAAGGCGGCGCTCGCCGGGAACATCCGGTATACCATCCGCCATCCGAAAGCGCTCATACGCTTCGTTCGGGACCTGAAGGCGCTGCCCCCACCGAACGGAGGTCCAGAGCCGCTCCGCCTGCCGAAGAGCCGCGACCCGGCGGCCGCCGAGGGGCTCCGTTCGCTCGCGGACGACACCGTCGCGCCGCACGACGAGGCCCTCCTGGCGGCGTTGGGGGAGGAGCTTCGCGCCGATTCGACCCGCTTTCCGGCGGTCGATCTCGAAAAGGTCCCGTTCGACAGCACCCACCCCGCTCACCAGCAGCTCCGCGCCCGGTATTCGCAGGAGGAAGGGAGCAGGGCGGAGTCGCGCTTCAGGGAGTCGCTGGATGCCCTCGAGACCGAGGCGCTGCGGAAGCTGGCGCCGCCGGCCAGCACGGCGCTTTCGGGATCACTGGGAGAGGTGATCATCATCGCGCGGCTGCTTCGCGACCGTGTGGCCACCATCACCGGGCTCAGCGGCGAAAAGGGCGGATCGGGACCGCCGGACGGCCCGGGGCGGGTGGACGCGTTCGGCGTGGCGCGCAACCGGATTTATCCCCAGAAGGCCGTGCCGACGAACGCACCCGTCAGCTACCCGCACCTGTGGGGATTCGGGCAGCAGGCCTGGCTGCACTGGGACGCCAACACCAACTCCGTGATGGAGCGCAACCTGGGGCAGGCGCTGGGCGTGGGGGCCGTGTACGACAAGCGCTCGATGCGCTCCACGCTGAATCCGGTCCACATCCACCGCCTGGAAGTGCTGGCGCGCCTCCTTCCGGAGCCGCGCTGGCCGTCCGCCTTTCCCCCGATCGACCCGGCGAAAGCGAGCCAGGGCGCGGGTCTGTTCGGCCAGCGCTGCGCCGGGTGCCACGCGGAGAAGCCGGCCGGCGACCCGTGCTATCCGATCGCGGTGGTCGGCACCGATTCCATGCGCGCGGTCAACTTCGCCGCCCCGCTCGGCAACGGGAGGTTCACGGACTCCGTCGCCCCCGTACTGCACGCCCTCAAGACGCAGGCGTACCGGACGTTCAAAGTGCCCGCGTCGCAGCAGGCAGTGATGAACGGGATTCCGGACAGCGAGGTGGTGTGGCGCACCACCCGGATGTACGGAACCCGCCCGCTGCGCGGCATATGGGCGACGGCGCCATTCCTCCACAACGGCTCCGTGCCCAGCCTGTACGAGCTGCTGCTGCCGGCGGCGCAGCGGAGCCGGAGCTTCCCCGTGGGCCACGCCGAGTACGACCCGGCCAAGGTAGGGTACGTCACCACGGCGCAGCCCGGCTCCAGCACGTTCGACACAAAGGTGGTGGGCAACGCGAACACCGGCCACGAGTACGGCACCGACCTTCCCGAGGAGGCGCGGCTCGCCCTGCTGGAGTACCTGAAGACGCTCGGCTCCTTCACCGGAGCCGCCGCGCCGCAGCAGGGCGCCGTGAGCTGTCCCAGCTTGCACGGAACGCAGGCCGGCGGGTAA
- a CDS encoding argininosuccinate synthase produces the protein MPKQTIVLAYSGGLDTSIIVPWLRENYDAEVICVAGDVGQGDELEGVHAKAIASGAKECYIEDLREEFLTGFVWPTLRAGAIYNRKYLLGTSMARPIIAQRQVAVAQKIGASVLSHGCTGKGNDQVRFELTYAALAPEMKVIAPWREWDIRSREDALDYAALHNVAVTATREKIYSRDRNIWHVSHEGGPLEDPNYEPTEDLFLLTRSPEDAPAKAEYVTITFEAGDPVAVDGEALAPVALLERLNEIGGLHGVGRIDLVEDRLVGMKSRGVYETPGGTLLYAAHSELEQMVLDRRTLALKDALAPRYADLVYEGRWWTTERAAMDALVDVTQQRVTGDVRLKLYRGTHTIAGRTSPYSLYDERFVTFGEDDVYNQADAAGFIRLYGLPMRVAALKEQETAAPLGITPLTGELAAD, from the coding sequence ATGCCCAAGCAAACCATCGTCCTCGCCTACTCCGGCGGACTCGACACCTCCATCATCGTGCCCTGGCTGCGCGAGAACTACGACGCCGAAGTGATCTGCGTGGCGGGCGACGTGGGGCAGGGGGACGAGCTGGAAGGCGTGCACGCCAAGGCAATCGCGTCCGGGGCGAAGGAGTGCTACATCGAGGACCTGCGCGAGGAGTTCCTCACCGGCTTCGTGTGGCCGACGCTCCGCGCGGGGGCCATCTACAACCGCAAGTACCTCCTGGGCACCTCGATGGCGCGCCCCATCATCGCGCAGCGGCAGGTGGCGGTGGCGCAGAAGATCGGCGCGTCCGTCCTCTCGCACGGGTGCACGGGGAAGGGGAACGACCAGGTGCGCTTCGAGCTCACCTACGCCGCCCTCGCGCCGGAGATGAAGGTGATCGCCCCCTGGCGCGAGTGGGACATCCGCTCGCGTGAGGACGCGCTGGACTACGCGGCGCTGCACAACGTGGCGGTGACGGCCACGCGCGAGAAGATCTACTCCCGCGACCGCAACATCTGGCACGTGAGCCACGAGGGCGGCCCGCTGGAGGACCCCAACTACGAGCCCACCGAGGACCTCTTCCTCCTCACGCGCTCGCCCGAGGACGCGCCCGCGAAGGCGGAGTACGTCACCATCACCTTCGAGGCCGGCGACCCGGTGGCCGTCGACGGCGAGGCGCTCGCGCCGGTGGCGCTGCTGGAGCGGCTCAACGAGATCGGCGGGCTGCACGGGGTGGGCCGCATCGACCTGGTGGAGGACCGCCTGGTGGGGATGAAGAGCCGCGGCGTCTACGAGACCCCGGGCGGCACCCTGCTGTACGCCGCGCACTCGGAGCTGGAGCAGATGGTGCTGGACCGGCGCACGCTGGCGCTCAAGGACGCGCTCGCCCCGCGCTACGCGGACCTGGTGTACGAGGGCCGCTGGTGGACCACCGAGCGCGCGGCCATGGATGCGCTGGTGGACGTGACGCAGCAGCGCGTGACGGGCGACGTGCGCCTGAAGCTGTACCGGGGCACGCACACCATCGCGGGCCGCACCTCGCCCTACTCGCTGTACGACGAGCGCTTCGTCACCTTTGGCGAGGACGACGTCTACAACCAGGCGGACGCGGCGGGCTTCATCCGCCTCTACGGCCTCCCCATGCGCGTCGCCGCGCTGAAGGAGCAGGAGACGGCGGCGCCGCTCGGAATTACGCCGCTGACCGGAGAGCTGGCGGCGGACTGA